A segment of the Candidatus Methanoperedens sp. genome:
GGTGACCTGATCGGGAAGATCTCTGTCAGGGATGCGGAGTATGTGAATAAGTCAAATTATTATTCAGGCAAGTATAATAGCGCAAGTGCAAAGGTGATTTCCGTTATCCGTGAATGGTATGTTGACCAGGTGAAGTACCAGATACGGGAGAAGTTTTCGCAAGGGAGTAAAAGGATCGATGATGAGATCAAGATAAACTTTTCCGAACCAGATAAAGTGAAGCAGGCAAACAGGGATGCTGTAAAGTTCCTGTCCCGCGGATTCAAGCTGCCGTTTGCTGTGAGTATGAGGGCATATCATGTGGATGAGAATGGGAATATTTATGAGCCAGGCAAGCTTCAGGCGTGGAATGAGAGCGTGACTTTGTTGATCAACCAGGAACCGAATTATCTGGATGCATTCAGACCATTTCCTTCTAATCCGAGATTGTATTCATTGAAAGTAAGAAATAGTAATTTACTGTTGAGAAATGGCATCCATATTTTGCCATCTCTTGAGCCGTGGATCGCTACTTTCAATGCGTGGTCGATTGATGTGGAAGGTGAATTCGTGAAGTTTGAGGTGCAGGATATTGATAATGAAGTGCATCCTGATCCGATTTTCGGGCATGAGGCGCAGGCGTATGTGAGGGAAGAATTGGATATTGAAGATCCTTTATTAAATTATCGAAAAATCGGAAAAAATGAAAGGATAAAATTCGGCTTCACTACAGGGACTTTTATACTTGTTCCTCCGGGCAAAATATTAGGAATAGGGGATAAAGAAGGAGATATTATCGAAGAGTCTCCTGGTTATAAGGTGATATAATGAAAATTAGTATATCAATATTGTTTTTTATGATAGTTTCACTTTTGATTATTCAAATAGCTTCTGCTGAAGAAAATGAATATGGAATCGTCAGAGCATGGTTTAATGATGAAAATGCTACTGTAAAGACCATAGAAGGAGTTCAATTAAAGATAGGAGAACCAGTGGAAATAAAGGTTGAAGTTACATCAAAAATAAACGGAAATGTATATGTTGAATTGGATGAGCCAGGAATTACTAAATCATACGATATGATCGCTGGAAGCAGTAAGATGGATGAATCAATAGATAATCATAATATAATTGTCGGCTGGTCAAAAACTTATTCATGGACTTTAAAGCCTAATGGTGCATGGAAAAATGGGAATGCACCGATAAATATTAGAGTCTCGTTTAGCAAGAAAGGGGATCAGAAACCCATCCAATTCACCATCGCCAACCCCTACATTCTCGACAAGCAGTACACCGGCGCCGCCACGACTCCTGCGCCGGAAATAACAGGAACAGGCGCCCCGACGAAAGAGATGCCGTTCCTTCCCGTTTTATTCATGGTCAGCGCACTATTGCTGGCATGGCGCTTGAAAAAATCGTGAGATGGGTATACAATAAGCACTTTCAGTCAACATTGCTTTACGGCGCTGGGGTTACACCCCAGACCCCCGATGGAAGCGCCGCCGCTGGCGGGGTTTAACATGAAATCATTGGTTGCATAATTTCACAACTCTCCATACTTGCACTGTAGGATAATCCATTATCATCGGGTCATTTATCTTTTCAATAAATTAAACTTTGACGCCATTTATAATTCAACTTCAGTATTCTTGTTATATCCACCGTATTTTTTAATAAATAGTCATAGACAGCCGATTCTGGTAAAAATTAGATTTCAGAAATTTAATTTATACAAAGATTTTATTATTATCTAAACTATATAGGGTTATGGTTTTATGGTGATCGAGGACAAAGGCGATGAATAAAAGCTCAAAAGATGAGTATTTCATGGATTTCAATGAAATTGGAATGAAAATTAATAAGGTGTGAATTTGATAAAATAAGAGGGAACCAAAAATGGCAAAAGGCAAAACCAATGGCAATGGCGCAAATCTGGGTTTTGAAGAAAAGCTCTGGCAGGCGGCAGATAAACTGAGAAATAACATGGATGCTGCCGAATACAAGCATGTCGTTCTTGGTTTAATATTTCTCAAATATATCTCTGATGCTTTTGAAGAGAAAAACCAGTTTTTGACCAGGGAATCTAATTTGGGCGCAGACCCTGAAGATCCTGACGAGTACCGGGCAGAAAATGTTTTCTGGGTTCCAAAAGAAGCAAGATGGGAGAATCTTAGAAACAATGCAAAGCAGCCAACCATCGGTAAAATTATCGATGAAGCGATGGATGCTGTCGAAAGAGACAATCCTTCTCTTAAAGGTGTTCTTTCTTCCATGAATTATGCGCGGCCTGCCCTTGATAAGCAGAGGCTGGGGGAGCTGATAGACCTTATTGGCACGATAGGTCTTGGAGATTATGAAAGCAGATCCAAGGACATCCTGGGGCGGGTCTATGAATATTTTTTAGGACAATTCGCAGACGCAGAAGGCAAGAAAGGCGGGCAATTCTATACACCAAGGTCAATAGTCAAAACCCTGGTCGAGATGCTTGAGCCGTACAAAGGACGTATCTATGACCCGTGCTGCGGCTCAGGCGGGATGTTCGTGCAGAGTGAGAAATTCGTAAAAGCCCATGAAGGAAGAATTGGGGATATCGCTGTTTATGGACAGGAATCAAACCAGACCACATGGCGCCTGTGCAAGATGAACCTTGCGATCAGGGGTATTGATGCAAATGTGCAGTGGAACAACGAAGGGAGTTTCCTGAATGACGCTCATAAGGACCTGAAAGCTGATTTTGTTATTGCCAATCCGCCTTTTAACGACAGCGACTGGAAAGGTGAACTTCTTAAGGGAGATATCAGATGGAAATTCGGAGTCCCGCCCACTGGCAATGCAAACTTCGCATGGGTGCAGCATTTTATTCATCATTTATCACCAACAGGTATTGCAGGATTCGTGCTTGCAAATGGCTCTATGTCTTCCAATACTTCGGGAGAAGGTGAGATAAGAAAGAACATCATCGAGGCTGACCTGATAGACTGCATGGTTGCGCTGCCTTCGCAGTTGTTCTATAATACCATGATACCTGCTTGCCTCTGGTTTGTTTCGCGGGATAAGAAAAACCATAAATTCAGGGACAGGCGCGGAGAAGTTCTTTTTATTGATGCGCGAAAGATGGGCGTCCTTGTGGATAGAAGGCACAGGGAGCTTACGGATGAAGAAATCCGGAAAATCGATTCTACCTATCACGCATGGCGTGGGGAGGGCGGAAAATATGAGGATGTGGCTGGATTCTGCATGGCAGTTAAGCTGGATGAAATCAGGAAGCACGAGCATATCCTGACTCCGGGGCGGTATGTGGGCGCTGAGGAGGTTGAAGATGACGGGGAGCCATTCGAGGAGAAGATGGCGAGGCTGACGGGGGAATTGGCGGGGCAGTTTAAGAGAGCGAGGGAGCTTGAAGAGGAGATAAATACGAATCTTTTGGGTCTGGGATATAGGTTGTGATCAGAAAGTATGAAATTGAGCAAAGAAGAGGCAAATTTATTTTATAAACTGATATGGGCGCTTTTGTTTTATACAAACCAGAAATATCCTGTCATAAAAGAACTGAAAGAGCCGATGCTTAAGGATAGGCCCCCAACCGAGATTGTAGGTTTAAATGAAAAGCTCTTCTCTCATCCTGAACTTATTGATTCTTTTGTTGATGAAAATCCATTCAGCTTCACCCTGGAGGAACTTGAGATAATAAAAAGCTGGAAAAATTTTATAAAAAGCAATTTCTTAATTATGGCTTATTTGAGGGCTTATACTGTTTTTTTGAAGATTTCGGGTGAGCAAAAGGTATACGGTGTTCTTGGATTGCATGACAAGATCCGGGATGTAATACCTCCTTTCTTACCTCAATATGTTGAGACCATCCTTATGCCATTTCGGGGAAAAATAATTTATTGTGGATATATTCACACTCATAATGTCCGCATAGGTGAGAATTTGAGGCGAGGCGTTCAGAAGGAGTACCAGAAAGCAAAAAGCAAGTTTGGAATAATAACATCTCTGGATCAAGGCACTTCAGAAGGAATACGAAAATGAAATACAAAGAAAAAGATATGCAACGGTACATCGGCGCTGACAGGGGCGGGTACTGGGAGGTGATGGGAGGATGAAAGAGATTATAAAACCAGATTCGCCTGATTTTAGTTATGTAGAAGTATTAAATAAAATTAAACATCGAATAAAAACAGCACAGGTAAAAGCTGCCCTGTCAGTAAATAAAGAAATGATAATTTTATATTGGGAGATAGGAAAAACGATATCAGATAAGCAGAATAATGAAGGATGGGGTTCAAAGGTTGTTGACCGCTTAGCCCATGATTTAAAAATAAGTTTCCCTGATTTGAAGGGATTTTCTCCGAGGAATTTGAAATATATGAAAAAGTTCGCGCAAACTTACCCGGATTTTGAATTTATGCAGCAGCTTGCTGCACAAATCCCATGGTTCCATAATTGTATATTGATCGATAAAGTGAGAGACGATGAAGAAAGAATATGGTATATGCATCAGGTAATCCAGAATGGCTGGTCAAGAAATGTGCTTATTCATCAAATTGAGAGCAATTTGTACAAAAGACAGGTTGTGTCAGATAAAACAACCAACTTTCAAGTAACATTACCTGCATTACAATCAGATCTGGCATATCAAACTCTGAAGGACCCATACATATTTGATTTTTTGAGCATAGGTAAGGAAGCACAGGAAAGAGAAATAGAGAAAGAACTTACAAAACATATTACAAAATTTTTATTGGAGATGGGGGCTGGATTCTCTTTTGTAGGGAATCAATACCATTTGGAAATAGCTGGTGAGGATTATTATTTAGACCTTCTTTTTTATCACCTGAAACTCAGGTGTTATGTAGCAATTGAATTGAAAACAGGAGATTTTAAGCCAGAATATGCAGGTAAAATAAATTTTTATCTATCTGCTATTGATGATTTATTTAAATATCCAGAAGACAATCCTTCTATTGGAATAATATTATGTAAAACAAAAAATAAAGTTCTGGCTGAGTATTCTTTACGAGATATGACCAAACCTATCGGTGTCTCGGAATATAAAATAGTCGAATCTATTCCAGATGAATTGAAGACAAGTCTGCCGACAATAGAAGAGAT
Coding sequences within it:
- a CDS encoding sarcinarray family MAST domain-containing protein; its protein translation is MKISISILFFMIVSLLIIQIASAEENEYGIVRAWFNDENATVKTIEGVQLKIGEPVEIKVEVTSKINGNVYVELDEPGITKSYDMIAGSSKMDESIDNHNIIVGWSKTYSWTLKPNGAWKNGNAPINIRVSFSKKGDQKPIQFTIANPYILDKQYTGAATTPAPEITGTGAPTKEMPFLPVLFMVSALLLAWRLKKS
- a CDS encoding SAM-dependent DNA methyltransferase; translation: MAKGKTNGNGANLGFEEKLWQAADKLRNNMDAAEYKHVVLGLIFLKYISDAFEEKNQFLTRESNLGADPEDPDEYRAENVFWVPKEARWENLRNNAKQPTIGKIIDEAMDAVERDNPSLKGVLSSMNYARPALDKQRLGELIDLIGTIGLGDYESRSKDILGRVYEYFLGQFADAEGKKGGQFYTPRSIVKTLVEMLEPYKGRIYDPCCGSGGMFVQSEKFVKAHEGRIGDIAVYGQESNQTTWRLCKMNLAIRGIDANVQWNNEGSFLNDAHKDLKADFVIANPPFNDSDWKGELLKGDIRWKFGVPPTGNANFAWVQHFIHHLSPTGIAGFVLANGSMSSNTSGEGEIRKNIIEADLIDCMVALPSQLFYNTMIPACLWFVSRDKKNHKFRDRRGEVLFIDARKMGVLVDRRHRELTDEEIRKIDSTYHAWRGEGGKYEDVAGFCMAVKLDEIRKHEHILTPGRYVGAEEVEDDGEPFEEKMARLTGELAGQFKRARELEEEINTNLLGLGYRL
- a CDS encoding DUF1016 domain-containing protein; protein product: MKEIIKPDSPDFSYVEVLNKIKHRIKTAQVKAALSVNKEMIILYWEIGKTISDKQNNEGWGSKVVDRLAHDLKISFPDLKGFSPRNLKYMKKFAQTYPDFEFMQQLAAQIPWFHNCILIDKVRDDEERIWYMHQVIQNGWSRNVLIHQIESNLYKRQVVSDKTTNFQVTLPALQSDLAYQTLKDPYIFDFLSIGKEAQEREIEKELTKHITKFLLEMGAGFSFVGNQYHLEIAGEDYYLDLLFYHLKLRCYVAIELKTGDFKPEYAGKINFYLSAIDDLFKYPEDNPSIGIILCKTKNKVLAEYSLRDMTKPIGVSEYKIVESIPDELKTSLPTIEEIEAELSHYLENGKKDKNDNI